ATTTTACTATTTTTCGAGCAAGTTTTTGAAAGGAGTTGGCGGATGGGTTGTGCTTTCTCGTCTGATATAAAGCAGGCTCCAAATCAACTTCAGGTTCATTTGTTCTCTGTTGTTGATATATTTCTGTTGCCAGCTCTCTAAGTCTTAATTCTCTCTCTTTTGCCTGTAATTGTGCTTCGCGAAGCTGATACTTTCTTTCTCTATCGTCGGTAGTAGTCATATGCTTTTACTTAATCATCAATTAATAATTTATCAATTATTAATTATTAATTACCAGAATTTACAATAGAAGCGATCGCTTCTATTGTGTAAATAAATATAATCTACAACTTCAATTGACTGTATGCCACAACCTTCTCCTGCCGAATAATTAGCCAGTTCAATTGTGGTTACGCAGGAGCAACTTTAGCCATCTTTTTTCCAGATATTGATGATGCTAGCTTTGGGAGGTGTTGATTCAGACTTAGACGAAGATGAAAACTATGGCATCTTCTCGTTATTTCTTAACCCCAGATTTACTTTACCGCTAAATGATCGCCGCAATAGTCTAGCGTTATTTCTCAGTCCTGGAATTGGCATATCTCAGCTATCTAGCAGCGTGG
Above is a window of Coleofasciculaceae cyanobacterium DNA encoding:
- a CDS encoding UbiA family prenyltransferase, which encodes MTTTDDRERKYQLREAQLQAKERELRLRELATEIYQQQRTNEPEVDLEPALYQTRKHNPSANSFQKLARKIVKFAKFSAFVVAGIAVIKVGFVVGMWIAYLILASIVAAIGYQIFLKDEK